The sequence below is a genomic window from Saccopteryx leptura isolate mSacLep1 chromosome 3, mSacLep1_pri_phased_curated, whole genome shotgun sequence.
tgatgtgtctatatatatatatagcttttatttatttctttaaatgatttatttattctagagagagaaatggaaacatcaatctgttccaggatgtgccctgactggggatcgaactggcaacctctgtgtttcgggatgatgctctaaccaaccgagctatctggccagggcacatgcagctcttaaaacaataatacatatattttgcaATCTGATTCCTCCATCTAACTATATAACATAggcatttttatgttttccaCATAAATTTATCAGAATCTTTTTAATAGCTGTATAGTACTCTGTCCTGAGGCTGCATCATTGTTTATTAACTATACTACTCTTGGTGGACTTTTGGTTGTTTCTGAATCTACATGTTATAAATAATACTAcagagattttctttctttttttaatttaatagagagatagagagcgggatagatagcagtagacagacaggaagggagagagatgagaagcatcagttcttcattgtggcaccttagttgttcattgattgctttctcatctgtgccctgactggggtggggctacagcctgggccagtgatgccttgctcaagccagtgaccatggagtcatgtctgttagcccacattcaagccagtgaccctattctcaagctggtgagcccgtgctcaagctggtgacctcggggttttaagactgcatcctctgcatcccagtctaatccTCTATTCACTCAGGCCAGagattttctttgtataaatatattcatatctttttttttctttttaaagattttatttattgattttttttattattttttttagagagacagagagagagagagggatagacagggacagacagaaacggagagagatgagaagcatcaattattagtttttcattgcatgttgcaacaccttagttattcattgattgctttctcatatgtgccttgacttcaggccttcagcagaccgagtaaccctttgctggagccagcgaccttgggttcaagctggtgggctttttgctcaaaccagatgagccggcgctcaagctggcgacctcggggtctcgaacctgggtcctctgcatcccagtcctacgctctatccactgtgccaccgcctggtcaggctatttattgattttatagagagaggagagagagggatggaaggtgagaagtatcaactcatggttgcttcattttagttgttcactgattgtcatatgtgccttgaccagatagcccaggattttgaaccagtggctTCAGCAATTCcatgtcgatgctctatccactgtgccactgcaggccaggctatatctatatctatctacacacacacatacactttgaCATCTGTATGGCCATTTTTCTGTAGGGTCGATTCCTTGAGGTGGTAACATTGCTTGTCAAAGGGTAGTTGATGTATACATTTAACTGTATACCCTGTCACTGGACATTTGGTCTGTTTTCAGGGTTTTGTGTTTGCTATTTTGCTATCATGAAGAGGGCTGTATTTGCCTtgtatctgtttttttcttttttttgtatttttctgaagttggaaacggggaggcagacagactcccgcatgtgcctgaccgggatctacccggcacgcccaccagggggcgatgctccgtccATCTgtggcgtagctctgccgcgaccagagccactctagcgcctgaggtagaggccaaggagccatccccagcgcctgggccaactttgctccaatggagccttggctgcgggaggggaaaagagagagacagagaggaaggagagggggaggggtggagaagcagatgggcgcttctcctgtgtgccctggccgggactcccacacgccaggctgacgctctaccactgagccaaccagccagggtctgccTTGTATCTGTTTTTGATGCTTTGTATGCATTATATATGGTATAGATTTGGAGTTCACCATCATAAATAACTTGGCTAACTTCAGCAACTTTACTTCTAGGATTACCATGTTGTCTTGCTTCATGTTTCGAGTGGAGGACAGAGCTTCATTTATGATCTCGACACTGTACTGCCATTTCCCTGTCCCTTTGACGCCTATGTGGAGGATGCCTTCAAGTCTGATGAGGACATCCATCCACAGTTTCGAAGGTGAGCAAATGCAGGATGGATTTCCcttctttctgaagtgagaccGTGACAGTTTCATAGAGccgttttgtttatttttgcatttgtttcataaagattACTTGTCTGGCATCACCATTGGGTTGAGAATGATGTGCTACATAGAAGATTCAAAacgttttaaagttttaaaggttGTCCATCATATAAGAGGTTGGCAGCCTGacttgtggcgcagtggataaagcgctgacctagAACGCAGAGGTcgatggttcgaaaccctgggcttgccaggtacaGGCATATAcgagagctgatgcttcctgctcctcccccacttctctctctctctctctctcttttcctctctctctcttctctctctaataaaaatgaataaataaaatctaaaaaaatgaaataacaaaataaaaggttgGCAGtgcagtggcctgacctgtggtggtgcagtgggtaaaacgtcgacctggaatgctgaggtcgccagttcgaaaccctgggcttgccgggtcgaggcacatacaagaagcaactactacaagtttaTGCTACCTGCTCTTCCCCgaccccctttttctccctctcttctgtctaaaatcaaataaaacctttaaaatttttttgtgtggtaAGATCTCAAGTATTTTCTTAGTCAttttggagatttctctcatactcttgttttttggggggtgtatGTGGTGTGGGAATGAAATGCCTTATGATGCCAAAATTCAGAAGGCTTTCATGGCCTCacctaaaaataatgtattttgccCTGATACACAATTGAGTAAATAATGACAACCAGATATATTTCGTGCCTTCGTAGTTTTGGATTTCCTTGTTCTGATCATTTCCCGGGGCTTCTTCATTAATTGCATGTAAATAATTTCATGTTACTGTTAGTACAGAAACACCTGCAGACTTTCGTGCATGTCATAGGAAATTAGTCTACATAACAATTGACTTAGAATTTCAACTGCCATACCTCCCTGAGGTAAACAAATGCTGACTCACCTGCAGGAAATTTCGAGTTATCCGCGCAGATTCTTACCTGAAGAACTTCGCTTCTGACCGATCTCACATGAAGGACTCCAGTGGGAACTGGAGAGAGCCTCCTCCGTCGTATCCCTGCATTCAGACTGGAGGTGAGCCAGGGGGCTTCCTCAGGGGTTTCCCCTTACCCAGTGGGAACTGGAGAGAGCCTCCTCCGTCGTATCCCTGCATTCAGACTGGAGGTGAGCCAGGGGGCTTCCTCAGGGGTTTCCCCTTACCCAGTGGGAACTGGAGAGAGCCTCCTCCGTCGTATCCCTGCATTCAGACTGGAGGTGAGCCAGGGGGCTTCCTCAGGGGTTTCCCCTTACCGAGCGGGACATTGCACTGTTCCTCGGGTAAAACCCCCCCCTGGGTGCTAAGGCAGTAACTCATGGGAGAGGGAAGGTATTAAGGAGCAGACACGACACTTGTTAGAGTATTGGATGTACCCACTGCTCAGACAGTGGGACTAGTAGCACCTTGCTGTGGAGGGGTTTCATGTTATGCTGAAAAAAATCACCATTGCATCCTTGTGATGTATGAAATGTCACATTCCTGGTTCTAGAATCAAATCTACATTAGGAAGAGGTAAGAGCTAGCTGGCAGGTTTTATTGTACCACTTAGGTGCTTTTAGGCCTCAATCTAATTAATAGTTTCTTGAGATTTGAGTGGATGAAGGGTTCTTCACCCTATTACTATTTCTTGGCATTGACTTGAGTTGAAACTTTATTTATGGTTGAAAGTTGTTCACAACATTGCCGTGTATTGGCAAGATCATCCCAGCGGCTGGCTGATGAGGGTGCTCCGACCATGGCTGGAGAAATGGGGCGTGGTCAGCGCTCAGCACGGAGGAAAGGAATGATATGTTTGACGTATATAAAGGTAGTAAACTAAAAATCATCAAACCTTGAGTTTTGAGGCTCTCTGAAAAgctctgtaatttttaaaatttatattggaATTGCTTTTTAATCTACCAGCCTGCTTCCCAGGCTCAGCATTGGCATTGGGACAGCTCCCACGTTAGGAGAGGGCTGCGTGGGTGGGCCTGCCGTCAGTCCTGCAGTCTGCTGAGGGGGCGTGGTCTCGGGCACTGTGCCTCCGCAGCCTCCCATCTTACAGATGTGAGTCCCGACTCAGCCTGCGCATTGTAGGTGTTCAGCAACATCTCAGCCGCGATCCTCTCAGAGTCATTTCTTTGGGTTTGATGACTGCTGCCCTATAATAAGGGCTATTATGTGTCGGGCTTTGTGGCAGCCCCTTTACATATTAGTTTAGTTTGCTTCTCACCACAACCCGAGTCAGGATGGACGCAGAAACAGAAGTTCGTGAAGGTTAAGCTCTGAGCCTAAGGGGCACAGCTGGAAAGGGGCAGGGTTAGCACACTGCTTGAggagggtttttttgggggggcgaGGTGTCTTTTGGTTCATATGTACGAGTTCATCGGGGGCCTCCTGAACTGGAGATTCAAACTGAAAGGAATCTGCtctgagttgggggtgggggtgaacatACTGGTTTCTCATGTAATAGTTTAGTCACATTGCAGTGTTTTCTCACATGGTCGATTCATTACTCCAAGCCCTGTATTTATCACAGGAATACTTCCAATGTTAGGATACATGGAGTCACTTTTAGGTAATTCacagtgtttcattttttaatttaaaaaaatttttttatttttacttttttatttttattttttacagagacagcgaaagagtcagagagagggatagatagggacagacagacaggaatggagagagatgagaagcatcaatcatttgtttttcgttgcaacaccttagttgttcattgattgctttctcatatgtgccttgaccatgggcctacagtagaccgagtaaccccttgctcaagccagcgaccttgggtccaagctggtgagccttgctcaaaccagatgagcacgcactcaagctggcgacctcggggtcttgaacctgggtcttccgcatcccagtccaatgctctatccactgcgccactgcttagggcggtgtttcattttttaaacagttAATAAAAGGTTCAAGAAAATAGCAAACCTTAAATTAATGCATGCTTTAGATATTTTAATAGCAACTTGCATTTAATTATGGGATTGACTTTTATGACTGAAAATTTAGTACATTTAACATATTGTGCATTGTGAAAGCCTATACATTTAATAATTCTGGTGGCCATGTGTCTGCAAGACTACCGTTTTCAATtcagcatttactgtattttaaagaaaggatCCATTCCTGATAAGAAAGAAGCTGAGATTTACAGTCTTAAGCCTTGCCCTGAAGACGCAGTTCCAGCACCCGCTGCTGACGACATTCCCCAGGTCTTGGGCTGAGTTATAGAATACACCAGAATGTCCTCTTCCCTTTATGAGCCCGTTACCGCCTCTTGTCCTGTATACCTCTCCTCTTCTTGCCCTCAGATGCGTCATAGTGACACTGGCTGATTGCAGCTGAGCTGAGGACAGTGTTATGTAAACAAATGCTACAGGAGAGATTATGGGCAAAATCTTACTTGTTACACATGGATCTTTTTAACAGGGTTTaaattttcattgtgtttttgtacattattctttttaagtAATGAATATCTAAAGAtagtaatcattttttatttaattatattgaaAGTCCTAGAAAACAAATACTATTGTATTTCAGAAGTTGTGGGTTCCATCAGCCATTAGTGAGAAATTTTAGCTGGCCTGCTTACTGATACATGGAGTGTGGCATCTGTCGCAGGCAAGCAAGAGCTTCTGCCCGTCTGCCTTGGAGGGGCCTGGCTTTCCTTTAGTTCGGGTACTTGGTCAGCCTGCATCCCCACATCGCTGATGACGTCAGCAAAACTTCTGGTATTGCTGATTGTCGAGCTTTTTTTGTTGTAAGGAtggtctttttaaatatatatatatatatatatatatatatatatatacatatatatatatatatatttcttttccaactctctttttgttttcttgaaatttatttgttgaagaaactgagTGTGGGAGAAACAGCCTGGATTTTCCTGATTATATCCCTTTTGTATCCTCTGAATTTCCTGTAAATTGGCAGTTTGgtttttcatttaactttttattttgaaataatttttagactTCTAGAGAATTTGCTAAAATAGAATAAAGTTCCTATATATACTTTAGATTCCAAGTGTCTGAGAAAACCACAGGGTAATTATTGAAACCAAGAAAATGATACAATTGATACAAAAATATTGACATAATACTGTTAACTTACAGAGCTTATTTAAATCTTGCAAGTGTtcctactaattttttttctgacccaGGGTATTACATTGagttgtcatgtctccttggTCTCCTTCAATCTGTgacaatttctttctcttttacacTGTCTAAGCTTTTGAAGAGTACTAGTCAGAGTATCCCTCAGTTTGGGTTTGTGTGATGTTTTGTCATGATTAGATTGAAGTTACACATTTATGACAGGAATACCACAGAAGTGATACTGATATTGATCCATTTGAGTAATTTCTCCTACTTCTAGTCTTCTGGGTTGTTTTATTGCTGTTAAACCAAAATTGTGCTTTCAGTGgccatttttttcatattttttttagattccaaaaTGAACCTGAATGATTTTATCAGTATGGATCCTGAGGTAGGGTGGGGCGCTGTTTACTCGCTGTCTGAATTTGTCCATCGCTTTGGCAGTCAGAACTGCTGAACTTGACACCTGGATGTAGAACCATGGAGAAATCCTGGACATGAACAGTAAACCTCATGGTACAGTTGGATTGgaattgtgttttcttcttttaattcaaTTCATTTGAAACATGAGtgaacaaagagataaaaacttttttttttggatatgtcaGGTCAAAACTTGATGTACTGTATGTTTGTCCAGGTGTTCCTACGGCTCATTTGTTAAAACACGTGATGACTGATGCCAGTATTTGCTTTTGTTGTGATAGATGTGTGGACCTGTGTTTGTTctggatgttttgtttttctccagcTATACTGTaagctcctggagggcagggctgTGGTTCATTGCTCAGTGACTCTCTTCACACCCCAAAAATGTCGCCATAGATGTTTGCTAGTGATTGATTGTGTTGCTGCTTGAAGAAGGCTGATTTTGTGAGCTGGATCAGCGATAAGTATTAGTCTTTTTGGACTGACTGTTCTTTAAAAGATTGCAGCCCTCTCAGGCTTGAGTGTTATTTGgactatttgtgtatttttttttaaataaaattgttttaaaattagttttgttttaaagattttgtgtCACTTTTGATGTCCTGAGAGATCCCCAGGAATGTCTCAGTTGTAAATGGGAACcattactttaaaatacatttatcagTCTTTCTTCTTGAAGAAGTATTGTAAATTTGGCTTTGATCATATAATTCTAAATAAAAGATGTTTGGTGTTAAACCGGCATACAGCAGTAGCTTTCATTCATGTCTTCATGATTCTACTGTAAAAAGCAGCAATTTCTTATAGCAAGGATGTCTAAGCTTTTGATCTTAGGTGAGTTTTCTGCTTATTAAgaaactttaggccctggccaggtagatcaGTTAGTTATAGCATCATTTTAAAATgccgaggttgcgggttcgatccctggtcagagcacgtataagaatcaaccagtgatgacttgtataagtggaacaagttgatgtctctgtctctctttggctttctcccttcctctctctctaaaaattaataataaaaacaaaaaaccagaaaacttaaatttaatagaaatttcCTGCCTTGTGCTTTGGAGGGACAACTGAAATCATTTACTCAAGAACCATTCACTCTACGGAAATACCATGCACCCGTTTGGTTCGGCTGAGCAGGAAGATCCTGGGAGAAGGCGAATGAATGTTAGGTAAAGGAATACAAATACAacctcttaatttattttataatttagagcTAAATATAGACCTCAGACAGCTGTCTTGTTGACTTTCAGATGGTGATTTAACAAGTATGTGGCTAAAATGAAGAAGATAAATTTCGGCAGGCTGCACCACCGAAATGCTTTGTCCTGAGCGTGGTTTTTCAGATGGACCACAGGATGGTAATCTGATTTACAAATTTCCGTTTTAGGTTTTCTTTTGCTAATGTGTGAGCAAGTCTCCTGTCTGGTATTCAAAGGTATGTCTAGTGCAGACTCATCAGGCAGTGTGTGTATGTGGCAGTTTGAACTTAGCCACTTTGCCTCAAAATTGAAAAACTCTGTCTTACCAGGGCGGGGAGCAAGGTTTATTGTGTTTCTGCCTGTTAAAATATCCCAGGACCACAGTCTTGACCTGTTAGAAGCAATGGAGGACATCTGTGTTTTTCCTGTCTAACACCCCTGCAGTGCCCTCGAGGAAGCCCTTCTTTGCACATTTCCTGTAGTTCTGATGGTGTACAGGTGAAGGAGGTAGCCCAAGCTGGGTCAAACTTGGACCCCAGCCCTGGACAGATTTCAGAATGACCTGTTCCTGTGTTCATCAGGATTGCTAAGCAAGGGCCCTGGGAGTTCGGGACTGCTGTGGGCATCTCGGTGCCGCAGCGGCAGGGCCTGACCGCAGGGCGCAGGCCAGCGCTGCTGAGAGCCGAGACCCAGCTCCGAGGGCATTCCGGAGCATCGGCGTCTGTCCCGCTTTTGAACTTTCCAGTTAGAGAAACCAatggattcctttttctcttcagcTTGTGTGAACTGGATCACTGTCGGGTTTAACTGGAAGATGGGTGGATTCCCTTACAAGGTTTTTCTTCACAGTTACTTATTTGATCAGGCTTAGAAACTGTTATGTTTGTCTTTCTGTGCCTAATTTTTCTCCGAGGTCAGATTTGCTTCTCTTTATATTCAACATGCAtgagaaaactgaataaaaactGTCTGGAAAGAGGAACTTTCAAGAAAAGCAGGGAACTAAAATAGAATTTGTAAGTTGACTGTGAACATAAGAGAAATAAGGAATCCCTGAGAACCCAACATACAGTGGGCAGCGATGCCAGTACAGTAATCCCCGTGGTTCCAGACCAGCAGGATCGACTGTTCCTACTGAAGATATCACCGTGGCTTTTGAGAAAGATTGTCTTTCAGAAGAGGGGTTGGGTAGCAGTGGAAACAATGAcacttttttgtgtatgtggtttttctcagtttaatttttgatttattaaaaaataagatggtaTATGCACATTGTACAAATTTAAAATGTCTGAAGGGGTGTATGGTGAAAACTAAACTTCCCCCCATTCTGTCCTTCAATTTCTGACTTCCCTACCCAGAAACAACctctgttttcagtttcttttatatcTTCCCAGGAGTTTTTTATGCCTACATAGCCTATTTGTATTATGtattaaacctattttttttcctccccacaAATGGTAGCATTCTAAATTTACTGTTctgcattttgcttttttaaagttaatatatttggatatttttcTAATCAGTACATGTTGAACTTCCTTATTCGTTTTAAAGGTTATGTATATTCTGTGGTATGCACAGCTCATCAATTAATAGTCCTTTATaggttgttttgttgtttcttagtcttttttttgttttttgtttttgtgtgtgtgtgtgtttttctgaagctggaaacggggagagacagtcagacagactcccgcatgcgcccgaccgggatccacccggcacacccaccaggggcgacgctctgcccaccagggggcgatctgcTCCTCCGgggaccagagtcactctagcgcctggggcagaagccaaggagccattcctagcgcccaggccatctttgctccaatggagccttggctgcaggaggggaagagagagacagagaggaaggggggagtggagaagcaaatgggcgcttctcctgtgtgccctggccgggaatcgaacccgggttccccgcacgccagaccgatgctctaccgctgagccaaccggccagggctgttgtttCTTAGTCTTTTGGTATGTCATGAACTGcttcaaggaatattttttccttgtgtcttttttttttttttaattttatttatttattcattttagagaggatggggggagatagagagagagagaaaagggaggagcaggaagcatcaactcccataggtgccttgaccaggcaagccagggttttgaaccggcaacctcagtgtttccaggtttactctttatccactgcgccaccacaggtcaggctcctgtgTCTTGATAACAATTTCCAAGATAAATTTTGAAAGTGTAGACTGCTAGTTGTCTCACCGAAtctattcttgtatttttcctaGAAAGGGGATAGCAGATGTTTTCTATAAAAGGCCAAATAGTCAGTATGTTAGGCTTTGTTGGACTTAAGGTCTCCATCCTGATTATTCAACTCTACCTTTGAAGCAAGTAAAGCCACATATGAAGATGATAATAGACAGTATGGGAATGAATGGGTGTGGCTTTAGTAAAACTTTGTTCTCAAAACCAGGGGCCCTGCAGAGTTGAGCTTTGGGCTATAATTTGCTGTCCCTTGTTGTAGAATAAGAGAATACCTGGTCTGTGGCTGCTGTGCcagggactacatttcccagtctcCTTTGCAGCTTGAAGTGGCCATGTGTCCAGGTTCTCACCATGGAATTGTGAGGGGAACAATGTGGCCACTAACTTGTGAGACATTGCCTGCCTACTCATTCACACCTTCCTCCCTTTTCTACTGGGTGGAGTGGTGATGACTAGAGTGACCTGAGAAGATAGCCATTGGAGATAGAGCCACCCTCACCCTGGGTTCCGGTTACCCTGTGGAGCCGAGTTGTATACGTGCTGAAAAGTATACTATGGAACTGTTaagaggaaaaaagtatatattttttacattacagAATTATTGGTGATACTTGATTCAACAGTTTAGCCCTCCCTCTCTAAACAATATAGTTCTTATTCAAACACTCAtaacagggttttgtttttgtttttgacagagacagagtcaatgagggacagatagggacaaaaaggaagggagagagatgagaagcctcaattcttcattgtggcaccagagttgttcattgattactttctcatatgtgccttgaactgggggctacagcagaccaagtgacccttgctttaagccagcgaccttgggcctcaagccagcgacttttgggctcaagccagccaccatggggttgtgtctatgatcccatgctcagcgaccctgcgctcaagctggtgagcccatgctcaagctggtgacctcagggccttgaacctgggtcctctgcatccctgtctaatgccctatccactgagctaccacctggtcaggctcataatgATACTTGACTGGGTTGGAAATAAGGCTTTTAAAGTGCCACATAGCGTTAGATCCTGTGCCTACTCATGCAAGCCTCCCCCTAAGTGTTCCACAACATTTGTGAAATTACTGTCCTTCACAGAATGTTTAGGAACCCTGGAAACAGATGTTCTTCTATATATCTTGATTTTCATGAGATTCAGGAGCCTCATGGTTAAGAAGCCAAATGAACTTTGTCCTTGTTTAGGGTTCAGACACATCTATTCCTGTCTGATGGACCAGAGGTCCTCAAAGCAGTCTTCTAGATAAGAGAAAATGACACCTGTGTGAAGAAGACGTCTGGATGATTGGATCAGACTGGGCGAGGAGGCCTGGAGTTTAGAGTGCTCCCTGGCGGTAGGTGCAGTATGAGGTGTGCCTCATCGCTTCCCCTTTATGCAATACACCCTTGACCTCAGTCCCTCACCCTCTTGAAAACTCTGTCTTCTGGGACCGGAAGGAAAGAACTGTGTCACTAGGGGCCCAACACGGCTCTGTGGGAACCTTGGTGGGGGCAGTAGGAGAACAGTGATCAGTGGTCTGTCAGAGGTTGGAATTTTGATGGTGGAGTAGTTAGCTCAGCAGTGGAACAGAAACATGAGAGTCTAGGCTATGGCTCTCATTCTCCATTGTCAAAGTCCCCATTTCATCAGGACTTTGAAATAGAAATGGACCTTGCACAGGATTCACACGCTAGTGGGGGCTCAAGTACATTCAGCTGACAATAGTATGCACCCCTGATGATCTGCAGAAATTCGTGGTAGATGAAGTGGAGAGCCAAGCACTGCTCCAGTTTTGGTGACTCGGCTGTGAGGAAAACAAACCTCCTGCACTCGGAGAGCTCACATTTTGGTGGAGAAGACAGACAATGAACACTTACTGTGTGTGCCAAGAAGGTTGCTCTTTACTGAGATGGGAAAGATTGTGGGTAGAGCAGTTTTGGAGAGGAAGATCAGAAGTCTTATTCTGGACATGTTAAATTTGAGATGCCACGTAGATGTCTAAGGAGATGCCAAATAGTTGGATAAAGGAGATGGATTCGGGAGAGGGTCAGGTTGGGAACATAAATTTGCGCGACATCAGTTAATAGATGGCATTTAAAGGCATAGCACTGTGAGACCACTGAGGGAATGATGGATAAGAAGTCTTGGGTCTAGACCTGGGCACTCTTACCTTTAGAGGTCAGACGATGAAAAGGCACCAGAaagagggcagagggcatggtcagggagggagggaggagagaggccaGCCCAGAGGGAAAGCTTCCAAAGGGAGAGAGGGACCAACATGTTAAGTGGTGTGGATCAGTTGGGTAAATGGAGGACTGAGATGACCACTTGCTTTGGCAATGTTTTCAGAGGTCTTGAGAGCAGTTTCACCAGAGAGAAGGAACGAAGGCCGCTGTGAAACGGGTccaggaggggatggagaaaggAAACAGTGGTGTGGTAAAAGCAGTGAAGTAGGGCAGTACTGCAGGGCGACAGGTGTCCAGGGAGACACCTCTGTGTCTGGCCCTCATCCCATTCTTCTTTATGATGAATAAGTTAGCCATTTCTACCCCTCCACAGAGAACACTGGAGACATCAAAGACCTGCCTCCAGGCCCACTCGACACAGGACAGCTCCTGCTCAGTTCTTGCTCTGGGCGCACTCCCTTTGACCAGATCAGTCCTTTAGTGTTGACACGGGGGAGAGACACAGCTGGGCCACCTGCAGAGTATTTCATCTGGATCCTGGAGAAGCCTTAGGCACTGCACTAAAGGACTCCCTGCTGGTTTTCTGGTCCCTTTCCCACCTTGCGGTTTCTTCTCCACAGAGCAGCCAGAGTTAtctcttaaaaatgtatatagatcAGATCATCTCACTCCTCTGCTTTAAAACAAGCGGCCACTAGCAATGGCTTTAACAATACTTAAGATAAACCCCCCTGTTCTCACCCTGGCCCACGAGGCCCTCTGTGGCCCGGACTGTGTCTGCCCCGTTCCAGCCCCCCTGTTCTCACCCTGGCCCACGAGGCCCTCTGTGGCCCGGACTGTGGCCGCCCCGTTCCAGCCCCCCTGTTCTCACCCTGGCCCACGAGGCCCTCTGTGGCCCGGACTGTGGCCTCCCCGTTCCAGCCCCCCTGTTCCCGGCTGGCCCAC
It includes:
- the NTAQ1 gene encoding protein N-terminal glutamine amidohydrolase isoform X3, whose amino-acid sequence is MAVRQGGLRRGCEENIWKLCEYIKNHDQYPLEECYAVFISNERKMIPIWKQQARPGDGPVIWDYHVVLLHVSSGGQSFIYDLDTVLPFPCPFDAYVEDAFKSDEDIHPQFRRKFRVIRADSYLKNFASDRSHMKDSSGNWREPPPSYPCIQTGDSKMNLNDFISMDPEVGWGAVYSLSEFVHRFGSQNC
- the NTAQ1 gene encoding protein N-terminal glutamine amidohydrolase isoform X2, whose protein sequence is MEEDVAAAAAAAAAHYQPASPPRDDCVYNSCYCEENIWKLCEYIKNHDQYPLEECYAVFISNERKMIPIWKQQARPGDGPVIWDYHVVLLHVSSGGQSFIYDLDTVLPFPCPFDAYVEDAFKSDEDIHPQFRRKFRVIRADSYLKNFASDRSHMKDSSGNWREPPPSYPCIQTGGTTEIIYSRTIHSTEIPCTRLVRLSRKILGEGE
- the NTAQ1 gene encoding protein N-terminal glutamine amidohydrolase isoform X1; the protein is MEEDVAAAAAAAAAHYQPASPPRDDCVYNSCYCEENIWKLCEYIKNHDQYPLEECYAVFISNERKMIPIWKQQARPGDGPVIWDYHVVLLHVSSGGQSFIYDLDTVLPFPCPFDAYVEDAFKSDEDIHPQFRRKFRVIRADSYLKNFASDRSHMKDSSGNWREPPPSYPCIQTGDSKMNLNDFISMDPEVGWGAVYSLSEFVHRFGSQNC